The Penaeus vannamei isolate JL-2024 chromosome 2, ASM4276789v1, whole genome shotgun sequence region CGGCGACTCCAGcttgaggagagagatggaattaCTGCAGCGCATCGCCGGGGCCGGCGGAGCCCCCGTGCCCTTGGCCTTCTGCCCGGAGAGTCACGCCCTCCTTATGTCCTTCTGCGGGAAGGCCAGCCTGAAGCAGCATTTGAGCCGAGGGGCGAGGTCTGGCGGCTTCTCGCTCCAGCATGTCCTATGTCTGGCCCTGCGCGTGACGGAGCGCCTTCTGGAACTCCACCGGGCCGGCTTCGTCCACTGTGACCTGAACTGCAACAACGTGACGGTGAAGCTGGACGCCGCGCGGAAGCTGGAGTCCGTCCACATCATCGACTACGGCCTCAGCGCCCGCATCGGGGAGAGGCGGCCGCCCCGGACCAAGCCCGAGTGGTATATTCAGTGCTATTGCGACTGCACCTACAACGGCTCTCCGATACTGCCGTTGTGCGACCTGCCCGGCCTCGGCACCGTCTTCTAGAAGCTGTTCGGCGACAGGAACGACGTCCCGCAGCGCGTGGCCGACCTGGCCGACCTGTGCATGCGGCCTGAGCACGACGAGCGCCCCTCCCTGGAGAAGGTGCGGCGGCGGCTGGTCAAGGCCTACGCGTCCCTCCTCTCCGGCAAGCGGCCTCGCGAGGACGAGCCGCAGGCGAGGACGACtccggccgaggaggaggtcgcccCGGCGCCGGAGGCGAAGCGCGCCCGCGGAGACCCCGAGCACCCTGGCCACGCCCACTGCAGGCACGCCCAGTGACCAGGCGTTGGTGCCCTCGCAGCCTTCCACTTTGATCTATATTGTAGCGTAATTTCGCCGGACATTAATTCTGTTTAGCCGATGGACAGAGGactaaataaagcaaaaaaaataaataaataaataattaaaggaagaaagaaacaaagattttCGCCGGACATTCTGTTTAGCCGATGGACAGAGGActaaataaagcaagaaaaaagaaagaaagaaagaaaaagaataagaaaaaagataaaaaaagaaagaaaaaaaaaaatatatatatatataaacacacacacacacacacacacacacacacatacacacacacacacacacacacactctcacacacacacacacacacacgcacacacacacacacacacacacacacacatatatatatatatatatatatatatatatatgtatatatatatatatatatatatatatatatatatatatatatatatatatatatatatatatatatacacacacacaaacacacacacacacacacacacacacacacacacacaaacacacacacacacacacacacacacacgcacacgcacgcacacacactcacacatatatatacatatatacatatatatgtatgtatatttacacatatacacacacacacacacacacatgtatatacatatatacatatatatatatatatatatatatatatatatatatatatatatatatatatatatatatacacacacacacacacacacataaacacacaacacacacacactcagacacacacacacacacacacacacacacacacacacacacacacacacacacacacacacacacacacacacacacacacacacacacacagaaacacatatatatatatatatatatatatcatatatatatacatatatacatatatgtatatatatatatatatatatatatatatatatatatgtatatatatatatatatatatatatatacacacacacacacacacacacacacacacacatgtatatacatatatatatatatatatatatatatatatatatatatata contains the following coding sequences:
- the LOC138865808 gene encoding uncharacterized protein; the protein is MAASAPFDSDDANALKKMSMQDVEALLPASYSQLLGSGSYGCVYTVDYEGQTCVLKVPHCAGDSSLRREMELLQRIAGAGGAPVPLAFCPESHALLMSFCGKASLKQHLSRGARSGGFSLQHVLCLALRVTERLLELHRAGFVHCDLNCNNVTVKLDAARKLESVHIIDYGLSARIGERRPPRTKPEWYIQCYCDCTYNGSPILPLCDLPGLGTVF